The nucleotide sequence CCCCCGACTTCCGCTTCGACCTCCAATTCGGCCGCAGAGTCATGGCCAAGTTAATGGGTCTGGAAAAGCGAATCCACTGGAAAGACGCGGTGCAGTCGCagaatgaggaagaggcagACGCGAATGCATTCAAGGAGGCATTCAAGGAATTCGATTTCTCGCTAGAGTAACCTCCTTCCAATATGATACATGCTACACTACACATCTAGATATTCTAATACAAAATTCAATTTAGAACCAGTAGTATTATCCTATCCTACACCCCCTTCCACACCTCACTGATCTCATCACGCAAATATACAATGTCAACATATCACTCAAATCCCCTGAATATCAGTAGAAACACCCTCCCCCAACTTAACCTCCAACAACTCATCCAATGAAACGTCCTCCGGCACTTCGAAGCTAGTCATCTATTATTAACCCCTTGTTTAATCTACACATATGTACCAAAGATAGGGGATGCATACATCGTAAACTGCGTCGGCGGAAACGAACCAGGCTCCGCAATGAGCTGCTTAAAATCCCAGGCGCCTTTCTCGCCGTATTTGGTCTTAACTCTGCGATTTCATCATTAGCTTGGCCTATATTATTGAGGGGGAATaggagagagagggagagagagagagagaaaggacaACGTACGTGTTTTGAATATCCCTCCCGTACTGCTCGTAGGCCCCGGGGTTCTCGTATTTGACTTTGAGGGTCTACCGAGAAAAAACAACCACCATCATCAGTACATCGCTTTGTTTAGCCTATTTTCAGAGGAGAAAAGGGCAGGGCTCGATGAAGCATAAACATAGCATACATAAAAAGGCATGTCGCtgttctttttgcttttttgcACTCGCTCCAAAACTCAATCCGACAGTAAAAAAAATGCCAAAGCCACCAGATCTATATATCTGATATGTTTACACCAAAATAAAAATCCACTGTCCTTGTTTGCCTATTGATTTCAAAATGcgatgagatgagatgagatgaggCGACACGACACACGATAGCAGCAGCAAGCAAGCGCCAGCCACGTGGCATCGTCATGCAGAGTCCCATGTTGACATTTCAGTTGGATTGGACGGTGTGTGCCGATGGTCGATGTGTGTTTGTCGCGGTGTGATACTTGTAATCTTCCCTGTGGCGTACGAGGAACGGTGTATCTTGTGCTTATTATCTGGCACTTGCCGTGGGAAGTAAGCCGGTGAGAGGCTGGATAGGATAGGGTATGTGTTGATAGCATTGTCTAAGTGATTAAACCATGTACTATAACTATGTATGACgtagaaagaagagaagtgGGTGCTATGTGGGTATTGTGTGCACCCTGTGCACATGGACATAATGGACTAATAGAAGAtcgagaagagaaaagttATTCACaacgaagaaaagaaatcagTCAAACCCGAACCCGAACAACCCATACAGAACCCAACCATAACATAAAAAACAATTTCCTTTTTCATAAAATCAATAAAACCAGAGATGCTGTAATCCTTTTAGAGAACCCCCTCTAGAAATTCACTGAAGGCTTCCGTCCACTCTGCAACAGACTCGGGGGCCTGCCCGGGCCATTATTCGTCTCTGAGAAAGCCGGTGGTGGAGACGCTGGAGAAGCAGCTGGTGATAGTCCGCGGTAGCTGGGTGGCTGGGGGAATCCCGGGGAGGGCTGGCGGAATGGCACTGCAGGTGATTGTTGGCGGAACGGCACGCCAGGGCCGGGGGAGGGCTGCCGGAAGGGAACACCAGGACCAGGGGATGGTTGACGGAATGGCATTCCAGGGCCAGGAGAGGGTTGACGGTAGGGCACAGCAACACCAGGAGACGGCTGGCGATAAGGTACAGGGTCAGGGGTGGAGATGGTGGAGGGCATAGGGGTATATTGCGAAGGAGTGTAGGCGGCAGGTGCTGGAGAGATCGATGGCATCGGGGTGTACTGTCGAGGCGCGTAcggagccggagccggaGTTGGGCCTGGTGGTGACATACCATATGGGTAGTCTCCGTAAGGCTCATCATATGGCGAAAGCGGGGCAGTAGCAGCCGGAGGAGATTGCGGGCCCGGAGACCGTCGCGCATGGATGTTCTGCTCACCATAGAAGCTAGGTGTGGTACCCGTTCTGGCAGGCGGGCCCATGAAGCTTGCAGGGGATCTAGGAACAGATGGGGATCGGCGAGGCTGGTTCAACGGTTCCATTTCCATATCCTCCGGACGGGGGCTGCTGGTGTCTTCGACCCGTCTGGTTCGAGCATTATCCCAGGTGGGCATTTCAGGCAAAGCATCTTCGTTGACCTTGAATCCAGTCTTGGATGCAGCTGGGCTACTGGGAGTATCAAATCGCGCGATCTGGGCACCCCGATACGTAGGTGGGGCCAcgggaggaggaggctgATAAACGGTTGCTTGTGGCATGGGAGGCGGCGGCTGGTGATACGGCGACACATCATCCATGTACTGCTTTCGAGAACCCTTGTTCTTCCGCGGCGATGGGCAGCAACAGGATAGACAACGACAGCATCCGGTACAACATTGGATTCCGCAACAGAGACAATTGATGACACAAGCCAAGATCGCGATAATGATGACAGCGGCGACAATGATTGCAACGATAACGGGCCATTTGCAGTAGGACTTGGCCATACATTTGTCCCAGCTCGAAAAGGTCTCTGGCGCAGATTTGAGGTCGGAAATGGCATCTCGCGCCCATAGCATGGACGATTTATCGACAGGACTCATGCTGGCGGTGTTCCTCCACACGAAGACAATATCACGATATTAAAAATGAATCGAATGGGCAATTCGCACATATATCGGCCAAAATTCTCCTGGAACAATAGCGTGGGATTCAAATAAAAAAAGTCGTGCGCGGTCGCTCGTGCAGTTGAATTCGGAGTATCGTCGCAGATGCGGTTTTGTAAATAATAAAGATCACCCAGGCTAAATCCAGCGTAGATTCCTGTAAAGAGCGTCTGAAAGTGAATATATGCCAGGCAGATAAATAAAAGgagcgaaaaaaaaaaaaaaaaaagagagagagagagagactgGGAAGGCGAAAGGACGGAACAGCGCTGGGAGGGAGGCTTCAAGGGGCCTGGCTGGGCTCTGGAAATAGAGCCCTTAAGGAGAGACAGAATAttgaaagaaggaaagagcgACGAAAAAATAAAACGATAGGAAGAGcgaagaaggagagaagagcaggagaggagaaaagacgGAGAGAGCCAGAGACGGCACAAAAAGGGAGGGACGATCAGCGGTTCTCGGCGACGGCAGGCATTAGCATTCTGTGCATGAGAGTACATAGTAATAGTAGCAGTAGTAGACTATTACATGGCTAAAAAACAGAGGAAAAGGTGAATTAAGATAACATCGATTTGTTGCTTCTAGTGGTATAAACAGGCCTCGTCCGAGACAAGCCCTGACCATCATTACAGTAGATCATGCAGCGCTTGTATATATGGAAACAATTGAAACAAAGAAAATAGCAAAAATCTCCTGCAGATATCATGAAACAAAACAAGAAGCCCTCCATAACGCCTGGTTCCGGTCGATCCATAGACAGTCAATGCTGCCGTCCGTTTAATCTGCATACTCGTATCTTACGTCTTTCCAGCCTGTGGAGGACCTGGTGGAGGCGAATATGCCGGCTGTCCAGGCCCAGCCTGGTGGTATGCATTCGGCGGTGGCTGCAGTTCGATCCCATTCGGTTGCCCACCAAAGTACCCGTATGATTGCGGATTCGGCGGCGAATACTGCGGAGGCGGCTGCGGCGGATAATACACATCCCCGTAATAAGGCTGAttgggaggaggaggaccaGGCGGCGGAGCCATCCAGCTGGTGCCAACATGCGGCGGGAGTCCACGCCGGCGACGGCGACGGGCGTTAACGCATCTTGATCCAGGTCAGCGGGAAAAATGCCAAGAGATAGACAGGGGTGTACATACgccagaagaaagaaaatgatCAAAGCTGCAGCAACAATAACAGCAAAAGCAACCCAACGACCCCAGTCATACCAGGTATTCCCATCGTCGCAGTGTACACTGCCAGTCCAGCCATCCCGGTAACTGGAGTTGTTTTTTTAGCGACTCGTCCAGCATAAAGAATAACGATGAAGACTCACCAATCTCGCCGCCGTAAAATAATGCCCATTGTGACTGGCAAgaagcaagaagaagcaaGATGCGATACGGTTGTATCTTTTTTGACTGCCGAAGAGGCCGGGCGGATGACGTCGATCAGCTGCAGTAATAAAGTTGCTGACTGAACGAATCTGAATGGTAACCAGGCACTTGGATCAATACAGTTCTTTCAAGATGGAGTTTTGCACATCCAAGAAAAGAGGATTATAGTAGTAAGAATAAgaataagaaaagaaagagtaGACAAGGGAGAAAGATTCCGTCACGTGAAAAACCGTGGCGCAAAAACTTGGCGTTCCGTTTATGGCAAGGGCGTAGGCATCCACGTTTTCTATATTACCACTCTGTAGTACTATTATTGTCCTCTAAGGGGCCGAAGTAATGCCTTGTAGGGCTGCTCACGGTGGGCCCCGGAGATCAGGCTATTTGGGGTATAATCTAGCCAAGTCGCACCGCCAGGGATCGCTGCGGCTTTCTGAGACAGGAGAGCTATACACCATCTCTATATGGTCTCACAACCAGCCACACTGTACTTTACTGGTATCATTTCTAGAAAATATCAAGACAATATACCCAGATAGCAATCCCATGGAGCTACAGAGACGccaggtatgttcctatatTGATAGGAACCGGATACTTAACTCAGGAAGGCTGTGGCGTCCTCTCCCCATCTTTCAGGACAAGCCTTTGCAATATCCTCATTTCGCTTTTCTACTCTTGCTGTTTAATATAAGTAGGCATTGCAAGGTTCAGTTCTTAGAAATGTGGCTTTGTTAATCCTGCTTTCTGGACAGGATGTATCTTTGAGCCCTTTATTCCAGGTACTGTAAGTGTGGTTATGTTCTTTCCTCGGGCCCTTTTCAAAATACTGTACAGCTTAAGGGAAGTTCAAAGTACAACCATGCAGCATATGTAGGAGGCAATGCGCGAGTCTTCCCCTCAATGAAAGCAGAATGAGTA is from Aspergillus chevalieri M1 DNA, chromosome 8, nearly complete sequence and encodes:
- a CDS encoding uncharacterized protein (COG:S;~EggNog:ENOG410PT09;~InterPro:IPR037504;~TransMembrane:1 (i40-61o)); this encodes MSPVDKSSMLWARDAISDLKSAPETFSSWDKCMAKSYCKWPVIVAIIVAAVIIIAILACVINCLCCGIQCCTGCCRCLSCCCPSPRKNKGSRKQYMDDVSPYHQPPPPMPQATVYQPPPPVAPPTYRGAQIARFDTPSSPAASKTGFKVNEDALPEMPTWDNARTRRVEDTSSPRPEDMEMEPLNQPRRSPSVPRSPASFMGPPARTGTTPSFYGEQNIHARRSPGPQSPPAATAPLSPYDEPYGDYPYGMSPPGPTPAPAPYAPRQYTPMPSISPAPAAYTPSQYTPMPSTISTPDPVPYRQPSPGVAVPYRQPSPGPGMPFRQPSPGPGVPFRQPSPGPGVPFRQQSPAVPFRQPSPGFPQPPSYRGLSPAASPASPPPAFSETNNGPGRPPSLLQSGRKPSVNF
- a CDS encoding uncharacterized protein (COG:S;~EggNog:ENOG410PS24;~InterPro:IPR020999;~PFAM:PF12273;~TransMembrane:1 (o33-53i)); protein product: MGIILRRRDCYRDGWTGSVHCDDGNTWYDWGRWVAFAVIVAAALIIFFLLACVNARRRRRRGLPPHVGTSWMAPPPGPPPPNQPYYGDVYYPPQPPPQYSPPNPQSYGYFGGQPNGIELQPPPNAYHQAGPGQPAYSPPPGPPQAGKT